A genome region from Myroides fluvii includes the following:
- the pnuC gene encoding nicotinamide riboside transporter PnuC gives MMQDILQQTTWAEWLGVLFSMIQVVLASRNNSNNYLFGIAGISLTLYVMIVAKLYGEFTLNLYYLVMSIYGWLYWKYGKQKEEAKISITNTQERLIVVGLVSFTFILFWFFLTHYTDSDVPIWDSLVSAFAWAGMWLMAKRKIENWILLNISNLISVPLMIHKDLYLYAGLTVFLFIVAVVGFVKWSKILKEQQYVK, from the coding sequence ATGATGCAGGACATTTTACAACAAACAACGTGGGCCGAATGGCTCGGTGTTCTTTTTTCTATGATTCAAGTGGTGCTTGCATCGAGAAATAACTCCAACAACTATCTTTTTGGCATTGCCGGTATATCTTTGACCCTTTATGTCATGATTGTCGCAAAGCTCTATGGTGAATTTACACTCAATCTTTATTATTTAGTGATGAGTATTTACGGTTGGTTGTATTGGAAGTACGGCAAACAAAAAGAAGAAGCGAAAATTTCGATTACCAATACCCAAGAGAGACTTATTGTAGTGGGCCTTGTCAGCTTTACATTCATCTTGTTTTGGTTTTTTCTCACTCATTATACTGATTCTGATGTGCCTATTTGGGATTCCTTAGTCTCCGCTTTTGCTTGGGCAGGGATGTGGTTGATGGCAAAGCGAAAGATTGAGAATTGGATACTACTGAACATCAGCAACTTGATATCTGTGCCTTTGATGATTCACAAAGACTTGTATCTCTATGCGGGATTAACGGTTTTCTTGTTTATTGTTGCGGTAGTGGGGTTTGTCAAATGGAGTAAAATCTTAAAGGAGCAGCAATATGTTAAGTGA
- the gyrA gene encoding DNA gyrase subunit A — protein MSEGEKLIPINIEEQMKSAYIDYSMSVIVSRALPDVRDGLKPVHRRVLFGMYELGVMSNRAHKKSARIVGEVLGKYHPHGDSSVYDAMVRMAQDWSMRYLLVDGQGNFGSVDGDSPAAMRYTEARMKKISEEILADIDKETVDFQLNFDDTLEEPKVMPTRIPTLLVNGASGIAVGMATNMAPHNLSEVIDGTLAYIDNNDIEIDELMNHIKAPDFPTGGVIYGYEGVREAFKTGRGRVVMRAKANFEEVDGRECIVVTEIPFQVNKAEMIKKTAEAVNDKKIEGIATIRDESDRKGMRIVYVLKRDAIPNIVLNTLYKYTQLQSSFSVNNIALVDGRPQTLNLKELIYHFVEHRHDVVVRRAQYELRKAEERAHILEGLIIASDNIDEVIALIRSSNNADEARAKLIERFSLSEIQARAIVEMRLRQLTGLEQDKLRAEYEEIMKLINHLKELLASKEMRMNLIKEELNEVKAKFGDERRSVIEYAGGDVSITDLIADEQVVITISHAGYIKRTPLSEYKTQNRGGVGQKSAGTRDQDFLEHMYVATNHQYMLFFTQKGKCFWMRVYEIPEGTKVSKGRAIQNLINIENDDKVKAFICTQDLKDEEYINNHYVIMATKQGQVKKTPLEQYSRPRQNGINAITIKEDDELLEAKLTDGKSKVLIAVKSGKLVRFDEEKTRPMGRTASGVRGITLADDKDEVIGMVSVSDLNSEILVVSENGYGKRSALDEYRETNRGGKGVKTMNISDKTGLLVSINVVTDADDLMIINKSGLTIRMRISDLRVMGRATQGVRLINIKGNDSIAAVCKVMKEEDEEDQDQEFVEIDGTVLDVTENFEDQDDDQELEDQDQE, from the coding sequence ATGTCTGAAGGAGAAAAGTTGATTCCTATTAACATTGAGGAACAGATGAAATCAGCTTACATTGATTATTCAATGTCTGTGATTGTATCTCGAGCGCTTCCCGATGTTAGAGATGGCTTAAAACCTGTGCATCGAAGAGTGTTATTTGGTATGTACGAGTTAGGCGTTATGTCTAATAGAGCACATAAAAAGTCTGCCAGAATTGTAGGGGAAGTTTTAGGTAAATACCACCCACACGGTGATAGTTCTGTATATGACGCCATGGTGCGTATGGCTCAAGATTGGAGCATGCGTTATTTGCTTGTAGATGGACAAGGTAACTTTGGATCTGTAGATGGAGATAGCCCGGCAGCAATGCGTTATACAGAGGCTAGAATGAAGAAGATATCTGAAGAGATTCTTGCCGATATCGATAAAGAAACCGTTGATTTCCAATTAAACTTTGACGATACTTTAGAAGAGCCAAAAGTAATGCCAACGCGTATTCCTACTTTATTGGTTAATGGTGCTTCGGGTATTGCTGTAGGTATGGCAACTAATATGGCTCCGCATAACTTATCAGAAGTTATTGATGGAACATTGGCGTATATCGATAATAACGATATTGAGATTGACGAATTGATGAACCACATCAAAGCGCCCGATTTCCCTACAGGTGGAGTTATTTACGGTTATGAAGGAGTAAGAGAAGCTTTCAAAACAGGACGCGGACGCGTAGTAATGCGCGCAAAAGCCAATTTCGAAGAAGTTGATGGTAGAGAGTGTATCGTGGTAACGGAAATTCCGTTCCAGGTAAACAAAGCCGAAATGATTAAGAAAACGGCCGAAGCAGTTAACGACAAGAAAATTGAGGGAATTGCTACTATCCGCGATGAATCGGATCGAAAAGGGATGCGTATTGTTTACGTATTAAAACGCGATGCTATTCCAAACATTGTATTAAATACACTTTATAAGTATACACAACTGCAGTCGTCTTTCAGTGTAAACAATATTGCATTGGTAGATGGACGTCCACAAACATTGAACTTAAAAGAGCTGATCTACCACTTCGTAGAACACAGACACGATGTTGTAGTTCGACGTGCGCAATATGAGTTGAGAAAAGCGGAAGAACGCGCACATATCTTAGAAGGGTTAATTATAGCGTCAGATAATATAGACGAAGTAATTGCTTTAATACGCTCTTCAAACAATGCAGATGAAGCTAGAGCCAAATTAATTGAACGTTTTTCTTTATCTGAAATTCAAGCCCGTGCTATTGTTGAAATGCGTCTACGTCAATTAACTGGACTAGAGCAAGATAAATTACGTGCGGAGTACGAAGAAATCATGAAATTAATCAACCACTTAAAAGAGTTATTGGCAAGCAAAGAAATGCGAATGAACTTGATTAAGGAGGAGTTAAATGAAGTAAAAGCTAAATTCGGAGATGAGCGTCGTTCTGTTATTGAATATGCTGGAGGAGATGTAAGTATTACGGATCTTATCGCAGATGAGCAGGTAGTGATTACTATTTCTCACGCCGGATATATCAAGAGAACACCACTTTCTGAATATAAGACACAAAATAGAGGAGGAGTAGGACAGAAATCGGCAGGAACAAGAGATCAAGATTTCTTGGAGCATATGTATGTTGCTACAAATCACCAATATATGTTGTTCTTTACTCAAAAAGGAAAGTGTTTCTGGATGAGAGTGTATGAAATTCCTGAAGGAACAAAAGTAAGTAAAGGACGTGCTATTCAAAACTTGATTAACATCGAGAATGACGACAAAGTGAAAGCGTTTATTTGTACACAAGATCTAAAAGATGAAGAGTACATCAACAATCACTATGTTATCATGGCGACCAAACAAGGTCAAGTGAAGAAAACACCTTTAGAGCAATATTCTCGCCCGAGACAAAATGGTATCAATGCCATTACAATTAAAGAAGACGATGAATTACTAGAAGCGAAATTAACAGATGGTAAGAGTAAAGTATTAATTGCTGTAAAATCTGGAAAATTAGTTCGTTTTGATGAGGAAAAAACGCGTCCAATGGGTAGAACTGCTTCGGGAGTTCGCGGAATTACGTTAGCAGATGACAAAGATGAAGTAATCGGAATGGTATCAGTTAGCGATCTGAATAGTGAAATCTTGGTTGTATCTGAAAACGGATATGGTAAGCGTTCAGCTTTAGATGAATACCGAGAAACAAACCGTGGAGGTAAGGGAGTTAAAACGATGAATATCAGTGATAAAACGGGATTGTTAGTTTCAATTAACGTTGTTACTGATGCAGATGATTTGATGATTATCAATAAATCAGGATTAACGATCCGCATGCGTATTTCTGATCTTCGTGTAATGGGACGTGCAACGCAAGGGGTTCGTTTGATTAACATCAAAGGAAATGATTCTATTGCCGCTGTTTGTAAGGTAATGAAAGAAGAGGATGAAGAGGATCAAGACCAAGAATTTGTAGAAATTGATGGAACAGTATTAGACGTTACAGAAAATTTTGAGGATCAAGACGATGATCAAGAACTAGAAGACCAAGATCAAGAATAA
- the pyrF gene encoding orotidine-5'-phosphate decarboxylase, which yields MTTQQLIEQIQRKKSFLCVGLDVDLTKIPVFLLEEEDPIFSFNKAIIDATHDLAVAYKPNIAFFEAYGLKGWESLKKTIAYIKEYYPALYTIADAKRGDIGNTATMYAKAFFEDMAFDSVTVAPYMGKDSVEPFLAFENKHTILLALTSNEGAFDFQTQLIDGEPLYKKVIQTSQHYKNASNLMYVVGATKAEYFKDIRQVAPTSFLLVPGVGAQGGSLQEVCQYGLAENVGLLINSSRGIIYASNQADFAEKAREEALKMQQEMQAILKERLC from the coding sequence ATGACAACACAACAACTCATTGAGCAAATTCAACGCAAAAAATCGTTTCTATGTGTAGGGTTAGACGTTGATTTAACTAAGATTCCCGTATTTTTACTCGAAGAAGAGGATCCGATTTTTAGTTTCAACAAAGCAATTATTGACGCTACCCATGATTTAGCGGTAGCCTATAAACCCAATATCGCTTTTTTTGAAGCTTATGGATTGAAAGGATGGGAGTCTTTGAAAAAGACGATTGCTTATATCAAGGAGTATTATCCAGCATTGTACACGATTGCAGATGCGAAAAGAGGCGATATCGGCAATACAGCAACCATGTATGCTAAGGCCTTTTTTGAAGATATGGCTTTTGACAGTGTAACGGTTGCTCCTTATATGGGAAAAGATTCTGTAGAACCTTTTTTGGCTTTTGAAAACAAACACACCATTTTGTTGGCCTTAACGTCTAATGAAGGAGCTTTTGATTTTCAAACGCAATTGATTGATGGAGAACCCTTGTACAAAAAGGTAATTCAAACATCGCAACACTATAAAAATGCATCGAATTTGATGTATGTAGTAGGAGCGACAAAAGCAGAATATTTCAAGGATATTCGCCAAGTTGCGCCTACAAGCTTCCTATTAGTTCCAGGTGTTGGAGCACAAGGAGGTAGCTTACAAGAAGTTTGTCAGTATGGATTAGCAGAAAATGTGGGGTTGTTGATTAATTCTTCCCGCGGGATTATTTACGCTTCGAATCAAGCGGATTTTGCGGAGAAAGCTAGAGAAGAGGCGCTGAAAATGCAGCAAGAAATGCAAGCCATTTTAAAGGAACGATTATGCTAG
- a CDS encoding ABC transporter substrate-binding protein, producing the protein MLVFKDQLGREHRFEQSPKRIVSLVPSLTETLFDLGLEDELVGITTACIHPYHLGVTKEHIGEPRKVDVEKIKGLNPDVIIANIEENTLEEIERLKGICPIWLTDVRTMDQNIQLMEALGQLFNKRTEARKWMDKIQFGQKDLMDFVSDKQGYKVAYFVGKDPFTVAGEGTLIHEFLTLNQFENVYATRAELYPEVEIKKIRIQGDPEVVFLPSMPYAFQEEDAFEIGRFTHHGKTVFVEGEMFSWYGTRVCKAFAYFKQIHNRL; encoded by the coding sequence ATGCTAGTATTCAAAGATCAATTAGGACGTGAACACCGGTTTGAGCAATCGCCAAAACGCATCGTTTCTCTTGTGCCATCACTGACAGAAACGCTTTTCGACCTAGGGTTAGAAGATGAATTAGTAGGCATTACAACAGCTTGTATACATCCCTATCACCTCGGGGTAACCAAGGAGCACATTGGAGAACCTCGAAAAGTTGATGTTGAGAAGATTAAGGGATTGAATCCCGATGTTATTATTGCCAATATCGAAGAGAATACACTAGAAGAAATAGAGCGATTAAAGGGAATTTGTCCGATTTGGTTAACAGATGTTCGAACGATGGATCAAAACATTCAGCTAATGGAAGCTTTGGGACAATTGTTTAATAAGCGCACAGAAGCGCGTAAATGGATGGATAAGATCCAGTTTGGGCAAAAGGACTTGATGGACTTTGTAAGTGATAAACAAGGATATAAAGTAGCTTATTTTGTCGGTAAAGACCCATTTACTGTTGCGGGAGAGGGAACGTTGATTCACGAATTCCTAACCTTGAACCAGTTTGAGAATGTCTATGCCACGCGAGCGGAGCTTTATCCTGAAGTTGAAATAAAAAAAATAAGAATACAAGGCGATCCCGAAGTGGTATTTCTCCCTTCCATGCCTTATGCTTTTCAAGAAGAAGATGCTTTTGAAATCGGGCGATTTACCCATCATGGAAAAACAGTCTTTGTCGAAGGAGAAATGTTTTCTTGGTATGGTACCCGGGTGTGTAAGGCATTTGCATACTTTAAACAAATTCACAATCGATTATAA
- a CDS encoding YceI family protein, protein MKKSILALALVSLVAISCGDKKSTDTTTPEQAVEQTTEVPQQKELTYAIEWTAFKTPAKVGVKGTFDQVKLSEVNQEAATLAEGLKGAQFSIVTSSASTGDPARDETLRLNFFSKLVGNINGFFGEFKEGKVLVNLTLNGITKEKEFSYEETEAGVKLNGAIDILADFTAKDAFNALHEACGALHEGKTWSDVEIAVEIKK, encoded by the coding sequence ATGAAAAAATCAATCTTAGCACTGGCATTAGTAAGTTTAGTAGCTATTTCATGTGGAGATAAAAAATCAACAGATACAACTACACCCGAACAAGCTGTAGAGCAAACAACAGAAGTGCCTCAACAAAAAGAGTTGACTTACGCTATTGAATGGACTGCATTCAAAACACCAGCAAAAGTTGGAGTAAAAGGAACATTTGATCAAGTGAAATTGTCAGAGGTAAACCAAGAAGCAGCTACGTTAGCTGAAGGATTAAAAGGAGCTCAGTTTTCAATTGTCACAAGTTCAGCTAGTACGGGAGATCCAGCTAGAGATGAAACGTTGCGTTTGAATTTCTTCAGTAAGTTAGTAGGAAACATCAATGGATTCTTTGGAGAGTTTAAAGAGGGGAAAGTACTTGTAAATCTTACGCTGAATGGAATTACGAAAGAAAAAGAGTTTTCTTATGAAGAAACAGAAGCAGGTGTAAAATTAAATGGTGCGATTGACATCTTAGCAGATTTTACTGCAAAAGACGCTTTCAATGCTTTACATGAAGCTTGTGGTGCTTTACACGAAGGAAAAACATGGTCTGATGTAGAGATTGCTGTAGAGATTAAAAAATAA
- the prfA gene encoding peptide chain release factor 1, with amino-acid sequence MTDRLQIIKQRFDEISDLIIQPDVIADQKRYVQLNKEYKDLKQLVEKRTEYLNLTANIAEANEILADGSDAEMVDMAKMQLEEAKDRMPELEDEIKFLLIPKDPEDTKNVMVEVRAGTGGDEASIFAGDLFRMYTKYCESRGWRTSVVDVNEGTSGGYKEVIFEVTGEDVYGTLKFEAGVHRVQRVPQTETQGRVHTSAATVMVLPEAEEFDVHIDMNDVRIDLFCSSGPGGQSVNTTKSAVRMTHIPTGLVAQCQDEKSQHKNKDKALSVLRSRLYEMELAKKQEEDAKKRNSQVSSGDRSAKIRTYNYPQGRVTDHRIGLTLYDLDGVMNGGIQKIVEELQLVSNTEKLKESEVY; translated from the coding sequence ATGACAGATCGATTACAAATTATAAAACAGCGTTTTGACGAAATCTCGGATTTGATTATTCAGCCCGATGTGATTGCAGATCAAAAACGATATGTTCAATTAAACAAAGAATATAAAGATTTAAAGCAGTTGGTTGAAAAACGTACTGAATACTTAAATCTTACAGCAAATATAGCAGAAGCAAATGAAATCTTAGCGGACGGGAGTGATGCAGAAATGGTTGATATGGCCAAAATGCAACTAGAAGAAGCGAAAGATCGCATGCCAGAATTAGAAGATGAAATAAAATTTCTTTTAATTCCAAAAGATCCAGAAGACACGAAAAACGTAATGGTGGAAGTGCGTGCTGGAACGGGAGGAGATGAAGCGAGTATTTTTGCTGGAGACCTGTTTAGAATGTATACCAAGTATTGTGAATCTAGAGGTTGGAGAACATCTGTTGTAGATGTGAACGAAGGGACTTCGGGAGGATACAAAGAGGTTATTTTTGAAGTAACAGGAGAAGATGTGTACGGAACACTGAAGTTTGAAGCAGGGGTGCACCGTGTACAGCGTGTTCCTCAAACAGAAACACAAGGTCGTGTTCACACTTCTGCAGCAACCGTAATGGTGTTGCCTGAAGCGGAAGAATTTGACGTTCACATTGATATGAACGATGTGCGTATTGACTTATTCTGTTCGTCAGGACCTGGAGGACAGTCGGTAAATACAACGAAATCTGCCGTGCGTATGACGCATATCCCAACCGGATTAGTCGCGCAATGTCAGGATGAAAAATCACAGCACAAAAATAAAGATAAAGCTTTGTCTGTATTGCGTTCTCGTTTATACGAAATGGAGTTGGCGAAAAAGCAAGAAGAAGATGCTAAAAAACGTAACTCTCAAGTAAGTAGTGGTGACCGTTCTGCAAAAATTAGAACGTATAACTATCCACAAGGACGCGTGACAGATCACCGCATTGGATTGACGCTATACGATCTAGATGGTGTGATGAATGGAGGTATTCAGAAAATTGTAGAAGAGTTACAATTGGTGAGTAATACAGAGAAGTTAAAAGAAAGCGAAGTTTATTAA
- a CDS encoding acyl-CoA dehydrogenase family protein, whose product MLSDGELRARMQGATAISDEVINHIYKKRWLQIWVPQSYGGLGCDFKTGITYLYEWAKIDGSLGWMLTLCSGANYFARNMLPETAKRLFAKEYTCFGGSGMVGGTADEQEDGSYLLQGVWHYATGAPYLSHFTLNARLLKQGKPRLDAEGNPCIRSFIVEQSKVTIIPNWKSMGMKATGTFSFEVNQVTVPADYHFVYDTFYTADVVTKIPFRTFADLTLLVNYLGMAYHYMEEAQTVLPAKVLASDQSEINTAFETVLDYASQIEIALANNAAVALEIQEEIHTFGTQVVAQLIEQVIRVHVQLGIKGTQVDQPIHQVFADFFTATQHANFRSDLTVF is encoded by the coding sequence ATGTTAAGTGATGGTGAATTGAGGGCTCGTATGCAAGGGGCTACGGCTATTTCGGATGAGGTGATCAACCATATTTACAAAAAGCGATGGTTGCAAATCTGGGTACCACAAAGTTATGGAGGTTTGGGATGTGATTTTAAAACTGGAATTACCTATCTATACGAATGGGCAAAGATAGATGGGAGTTTAGGGTGGATGCTTACCCTGTGTTCTGGTGCAAATTACTTTGCTCGGAACATGCTGCCTGAAACGGCTAAACGATTATTTGCCAAGGAGTATACTTGTTTTGGAGGTAGTGGTATGGTGGGTGGAACAGCAGATGAACAAGAAGACGGATCGTATCTCCTTCAGGGGGTGTGGCATTATGCGACTGGTGCGCCTTATTTGAGTCATTTTACACTCAACGCTCGACTGCTGAAACAAGGAAAACCACGCTTGGATGCTGAAGGAAATCCTTGTATTCGCTCTTTTATCGTAGAGCAGAGTAAGGTGACGATTATTCCAAATTGGAAATCTATGGGGATGAAAGCGACAGGGACCTTTTCTTTTGAGGTGAACCAAGTGACCGTTCCTGCAGATTATCACTTTGTATATGACACTTTTTATACTGCTGATGTTGTAACTAAAATTCCCTTTCGCACTTTTGCTGATTTGACACTCCTTGTGAACTATTTGGGCATGGCCTATCACTATATGGAAGAAGCGCAGACTGTACTTCCGGCCAAAGTTTTAGCCTCGGATCAAAGTGAAATCAACACTGCTTTTGAAACAGTCCTTGACTATGCCAGTCAAATCGAAATCGCTTTAGCGAATAATGCAGCTGTAGCGCTTGAAATACAAGAGGAAATACACACTTTTGGAACACAAGTGGTTGCCCAATTAATCGAACAAGTGATTCGTGTACACGTTCAATTGGGGATTAAGGGAACTCAAGTAGATCAACCAATACATCAAGTGTTCGCTGATTTTTTTACAGCAACCCAACACGCTAATTTTAGATCAGATTTGACGGTTTTTTAA
- a CDS encoding EamA family transporter has translation MSEKRTAISAALTSIMCVQGGASLAKRLFPVLGPAGASSLRIGLSAILLLLINRPNFKALTKQQWLCCLGYGVSIGGMNLLFYFAIERVPLGLGVTVEFVGPLLLALFLSRKVLDVLWALLACVGILLIVPWKSNNVDLFGLAMAFTAGMFWVGYIVMGSKVSQLIDGRTAVSVGTLFAAMIIVPVGIASGGLVHLTLNLFLLGLAVAILSSALPFTLDLVAMKRMPAKSFSILTSLHPAFAALSGLLFLGEALSLIQWLSIACVVFASIGTTITSSKAS, from the coding sequence ATGAGTGAAAAAAGAACTGCTATTTCAGCCGCTTTGACTTCTATAATGTGTGTGCAAGGGGGTGCGTCTTTAGCAAAAAGGCTGTTTCCAGTTTTAGGACCAGCAGGTGCAAGCTCTTTGCGCATTGGTTTATCCGCTATCTTGTTGCTACTTATCAATAGACCTAATTTTAAAGCATTAACCAAACAACAATGGTTGTGCTGTTTGGGCTATGGCGTGAGTATTGGAGGCATGAACTTACTCTTTTATTTTGCAATCGAAAGAGTGCCCTTAGGATTGGGAGTGACCGTAGAATTCGTAGGTCCTTTGCTTTTAGCTTTATTTTTATCGAGAAAAGTACTCGATGTACTTTGGGCTTTGCTCGCTTGTGTTGGAATCTTGTTGATTGTGCCTTGGAAGAGCAATAATGTGGATTTATTCGGACTTGCGATGGCTTTTACAGCGGGGATGTTTTGGGTTGGTTATATTGTCATGGGAAGCAAGGTTTCCCAACTAATAGATGGGCGAACTGCGGTTTCTGTTGGAACATTATTTGCCGCAATGATTATCGTTCCTGTCGGCATTGCCTCTGGAGGATTGGTTCATCTTACGCTCAATCTTTTTTTATTGGGATTGGCAGTTGCTATTTTGTCTAGTGCACTTCCTTTTACGTTGGACTTGGTCGCAATGAAGCGCATGCCTGCTAAGAGCTTTAGTATTTTAACTAGTTTACACCCTGCATTTGCAGCTTTGAGTGGATTATTGTTCTTAGGTGAAGCACTTAGCTTGATTCAGTGGTTGTCTATAGCATGTGTTGTTTTTGCAAGTATAGGAACTACAATAACTTCATCTAAAGCTAGTTAG
- a CDS encoding aminoacyl-histidine dipeptidase: protein MNQEIRNLEPKQVWNKFADLNAVPRPSKKEERVIAFMVDFGKSLGLETIQDEVGNVIIKKPATAGMENRKTIVMQSHLDMVHQKNNDTDFDFDTQGIEMYVEDGWVRAKGTTLGADNGLGVATIMAILESSTIPHPAIEALFTIDEETGMTGAKGLKGGLLAGEILLNLDTEEDDEIDIGCAGGIDVTAAAEYDEEDAPGNSVGYRITIKGLNGGHSGMDIHKGLGNANKIMNRLLFDSFDNFGLQIATIKGGSLRNAIPRESVATVVIAQMYDEAFVYDMTQIVEDIKAELHTVDPELEVIFEKLDEAETPKKVMPSMAQYFFVRSMYAAHNGVFRMSPDFDDLVEASNNIAKIEVGNGQLTVKCLTRSSVESSKMDVANGLRSAFELMGCEVEFSGSYPGWSPNPSSEILDVLVDIYEKQHSEKPSVVACHAGLECGILGTHYPDMDMISFGPTIKGAHSPAERANIESLQKFWNFVLEILKQIPERK, encoded by the coding sequence ATGAACCAAGAAATAAGAAACTTAGAACCTAAACAAGTATGGAATAAGTTTGCTGATTTAAATGCTGTGCCACGTCCTTCTAAAAAAGAAGAACGCGTGATTGCGTTTATGGTAGACTTTGGAAAGTCATTAGGATTAGAAACAATCCAGGATGAGGTAGGAAATGTCATCATCAAAAAACCTGCAACGGCGGGAATGGAGAACAGAAAGACTATTGTGATGCAATCACACTTGGATATGGTTCACCAAAAAAACAACGATACGGATTTCGATTTTGATACACAGGGAATCGAAATGTATGTGGAAGATGGATGGGTACGTGCTAAAGGAACTACTTTAGGGGCGGATAACGGACTTGGAGTTGCTACAATTATGGCAATTTTAGAGAGTTCAACTATTCCACATCCTGCGATTGAGGCTCTTTTTACAATTGATGAAGAAACCGGAATGACAGGGGCAAAGGGATTAAAAGGAGGCCTATTAGCAGGTGAAATTCTTTTAAATTTAGATACAGAAGAAGACGACGAAATTGATATCGGATGTGCTGGAGGAATTGACGTAACTGCAGCAGCAGAATACGATGAAGAAGATGCACCAGGAAATTCAGTAGGATATCGCATTACAATTAAAGGATTGAACGGTGGGCATTCAGGAATGGATATCCACAAAGGATTGGGGAATGCCAACAAAATCATGAACCGATTATTGTTTGATTCTTTTGATAATTTTGGCTTGCAAATCGCTACAATTAAAGGTGGAAGCTTGCGCAATGCAATTCCACGCGAAAGTGTAGCAACTGTTGTTATTGCTCAGATGTACGATGAAGCTTTTGTATACGATATGACGCAAATTGTAGAGGATATCAAAGCAGAATTACATACAGTAGATCCAGAATTGGAAGTGATCTTTGAAAAATTAGACGAAGCTGAAACGCCGAAAAAAGTAATGCCTTCTATGGCACAATATTTTTTCGTGCGCTCGATGTATGCTGCTCATAATGGCGTATTCCGCATGAGCCCAGATTTCGATGATTTAGTTGAAGCGTCGAATAATATCGCTAAAATTGAGGTAGGTAACGGACAGTTAACGGTAAAATGTTTAACGCGTTCATCTGTTGAATCTTCTAAAATGGACGTAGCCAATGGTTTGCGCTCGGCTTTCGAATTAATGGGATGTGAAGTTGAGTTTTCAGGTTCTTACCCAGGATGGAGCCCGAATCCTAGCTCGGAAATTTTAGATGTGTTAGTGGATATTTACGAAAAACAACACAGCGAAAAACCTAGTGTTGTGGCTTGTCACGCGGGATTAGAATGTGGAATCTTAGGAACGCATTATCCAGATATGGATATGATTTCTTTTGGTCCGACAATCAAAGGAGCTCACTCTCCTGCAGAACGCGCGAATATTGAGTCCCTTCAAAAATTCTGGAACTTTGTTTTAGAGATCTTAAAGCAAATCCCCGAAAGAAAATAA